The Desulfocurvibacter africanus subsp. africanus DSM 2603 genome includes a region encoding these proteins:
- a CDS encoding NAD(P)H-dependent glycerol-3-phosphate dehydrogenase — protein MRFAVLGSGSWGTTLANLLAKKGHETRLLVREQELLAEIVSKRENSWYMPGIKLHEGLEASTDPAVVMKDAEVFLCAIPSQFLRSALMSMRDLMPKKPVVLCASKGIELNSLHTMSQVVEDSLASLKPRFAMLSGPSFALEVSRELPTAVTLGCCYKKLGIMLQEALATDYFRVYTTTDYRGVELGGAIKNIIAIAAGIADGLSFGSNARAALITRGLAEMSRLGVAMGAKPATFMGLSGMGDLVLTCTGELSRNRQVGLRLGKGQKLLDILGQMKMVAEGVKTTEAVHGLGKMLEVELPITEQVYEVLYNGKDPEQAVRELMGRELKQEA, from the coding sequence ATGCGATTTGCTGTCTTAGGCAGTGGAAGCTGGGGCACCACGCTGGCCAACCTGCTGGCCAAGAAAGGCCATGAAACCCGCTTGTTGGTCCGTGAGCAGGAGCTCCTGGCGGAGATCGTCTCCAAGCGTGAGAATTCGTGGTACATGCCCGGCATCAAGCTGCACGAGGGCCTGGAGGCCAGCACCGACCCGGCCGTGGTTATGAAGGACGCGGAGGTCTTCCTGTGCGCCATTCCAAGCCAGTTCCTCCGTTCGGCGCTCATGAGCATGCGCGATCTCATGCCCAAGAAGCCCGTGGTGCTCTGCGCCAGCAAGGGCATCGAGCTGAACAGCCTGCACACCATGTCCCAGGTGGTGGAGGACTCGCTGGCAAGCCTTAAGCCGCGCTTCGCCATGCTCTCGGGACCGAGCTTCGCCCTGGAGGTCAGCCGCGAACTGCCCACGGCCGTAACTCTGGGCTGCTGCTACAAAAAGCTGGGCATCATGCTCCAGGAGGCCCTGGCAACGGATTACTTCCGCGTGTACACCACCACCGACTATCGCGGCGTGGAGTTGGGCGGAGCCATCAAGAACATCATCGCCATCGCCGCCGGCATTGCCGACGGGCTGAGCTTCGGCTCCAATGCCCGCGCCGCGCTCATCACCCGTGGGCTGGCCGAGATGAGCCGCCTGGGCGTGGCCATGGGCGCCAAGCCGGCCACGTTCATGGGCCTGTCGGGCATGGGCGACCTCGTGCTGACCTGCACGGGCGAGCTTTCCCGCAACCGTCAGGTAGGCCTGCGGCTGGGCAAGGGCCAGAAGCTCCTGGATATCCTGGGCCAGATGAAGATGGTCGCCGAAGGCGTCAAGACCACCGAGGCCGTGCATGGCCTGGGCAAGATGCTCGAAGTGGAGTTGCCCATCACCGAACAGGTGTACGAGGTGCTCTATAACGGCAAGGACCCGGAGCAGGCCGTTCGGGAGCTGATGGGACGCGAGCTGAAGCAGGAAGCGTAA
- a CDS encoding Lrp/AsnC family transcriptional regulator, which yields MSNPTFSQAQKRALAMVQADLPDSATPFADIAAQAGLDEDEVLELLRGLKTTGVIRRFGATLRHQKAGYGHNAMVAWYVEDDKDMDQVANIMAERPEISHCYHRKDCLDWPYNLYTMIHGQNPGDCLRLARELAVATGVDQYDVLESVRELKKTSMRYFEDQNPQTAHSGQSGK from the coding sequence ATGAGCAATCCGACCTTCAGCCAAGCCCAGAAACGCGCCCTGGCCATGGTCCAGGCCGACCTGCCCGACTCCGCCACGCCCTTCGCGGACATTGCCGCCCAGGCCGGCCTCGACGAGGACGAAGTCCTGGAGCTGCTGCGCGGCCTAAAAACGACGGGAGTCATCCGCCGTTTCGGGGCCACCCTGCGCCACCAGAAAGCCGGCTACGGCCACAACGCCATGGTCGCCTGGTATGTCGAGGACGACAAGGACATGGACCAGGTGGCCAACATCATGGCCGAGCGGCCCGAGATCTCCCACTGCTACCACCGCAAGGACTGCCTGGACTGGCCCTACAATCTGTACACCATGATCCACGGCCAGAACCCCGGCGACTGCCTGCGCCTGGCGCGCGAACTGGCCGTGGCCACGGGCGTGGACCAGTACGACGTGCTGGAATCCGTGCGGGAACTTAAAAAGACATCCATGCGCTACTTCGAGGACCAAAACCCACAGACGGCCCACTCAGGCCAATCCGGCAAGTGA
- the hemL gene encoding glutamate-1-semialdehyde 2,1-aminomutase codes for MSLSETLFQEAQKYIPGGVNSPVRACKSVDATPLFIKKAEGSRITSVEGASYIDYVLSWGPMILGHAHPDVTEVAVAAAKKGASYGAPCEAEIDLARAVCHALPTVEMVRMVNSGTEATMSALRLARGYTGRNKVLKFIGGYHGHGDPFLASAGSGVATLAIPGTPGVPADVVAHTLLAQYNDLEQVKAHFERHGDDIACIIVEPVAGNMGLVLPKPGFLEGLREITRQYGALLIFDEVITGFRVDFGGAQKRFGIQPDLTCLGKIIGGGFPVGAYGGRRDIMQRVAPCGDVYQAGTLSGNPVAMAAGTCTLELLSRADYAGLEQRTQALGAELKSIFAEKSVPVVINQIASIFTVFFTQTPEIVDFPTASTADSARYTRFYAHMREKGVYLAPSGYECAFLSFAHSDRDINITLEAVRSAQL; via the coding sequence ATGAGCCTATCTGAAACTCTCTTCCAGGAAGCCCAGAAGTACATACCGGGCGGGGTCAACAGCCCCGTGCGGGCCTGCAAGTCCGTGGACGCCACGCCCCTGTTCATCAAGAAGGCCGAAGGATCCAGGATCACCAGCGTGGAGGGCGCCTCCTACATCGACTACGTGCTCTCCTGGGGTCCCATGATCCTGGGCCACGCCCATCCGGACGTGACCGAAGTGGCCGTGGCCGCCGCCAAGAAGGGCGCCAGCTACGGCGCGCCCTGCGAGGCCGAGATCGACCTGGCTAGGGCCGTCTGCCATGCCCTGCCCACGGTGGAGATGGTGCGCATGGTCAACTCCGGCACCGAGGCCACCATGAGCGCCCTGCGCCTGGCCCGCGGCTACACCGGCCGCAACAAGGTGCTCAAATTCATCGGCGGCTATCACGGCCACGGCGATCCGTTCCTGGCGTCGGCCGGCTCGGGCGTTGCCACCCTGGCCATTCCCGGCACGCCCGGCGTGCCCGCCGACGTGGTGGCCCACACGCTGCTCGCACAGTACAACGACCTGGAGCAGGTCAAGGCCCATTTCGAGCGTCACGGCGATGACATCGCCTGCATCATTGTGGAGCCCGTGGCCGGCAACATGGGACTGGTGCTGCCCAAACCCGGCTTTCTGGAAGGGCTGCGCGAGATCACCCGCCAGTACGGCGCGCTGCTCATTTTCGACGAGGTAATCACCGGCTTCCGTGTGGATTTCGGCGGAGCCCAAAAGCGCTTCGGCATCCAGCCCGACCTGACCTGCCTGGGCAAGATCATCGGCGGCGGCTTCCCCGTGGGGGCCTACGGCGGACGGCGCGATATCATGCAGCGCGTCGCGCCCTGCGGCGACGTGTACCAGGCCGGCACCCTGTCCGGTAACCCCGTGGCCATGGCCGCCGGCACCTGTACCCTGGAACTGCTCTCCCGCGCCGATTACGCGGGGCTGGAGCAGCGCACACAGGCCCTGGGGGCGGAACTGAAGTCCATATTCGCGGAAAAGTCCGTGCCCGTGGTCATCAACCAGATCGCCTCGATCTTCACCGTCTTCTTTACCCAGACACCCGAGATCGTGGACTTCCCCACGGCCAGCACGGCCGACTCGGCGCGTTACACCCGCTTCTACGCGCACATGCGCGAGAAAGGCGTGTACCTCGCGCCGTCAGGCTACGAGTGCGCCTTCCTGTCCTTCGCGCACAGCGATCGCGACATCAACATAACCCTGGAAGCGGTGCGCTCGGCGCAGTTGTAG